The window GCCGGCCCCGGGCGTCGACTTCGGATCCTCCGACGGCCCCGCCGACCTCATCTTCTTCATCGCCGCCCCCGACGGCGCCGACCAGGAGCACCTGAAGCTCCTCTCGACCCTCGCCCGCTCCCTGATCAAGCCCGAGTTCGTGGCGTCCCTCCGCACGGCGGCCACCCCGGCCGAGATCGTGGCGATCGTCGACGGGGCACTGGCCCCGGCCCCGGCTCCCGAGAAGGCCCAGGCCGCAGCCACGACGGCGACGGATGCTCAGCCCGCCCCTTCGGCGACGACCACCTCGCCCGCCACCCCGGCCCCCGCATCCGCGGCCCCGGCCCCGGCCTCCCGCCCTGTCATCGTCGCCGTCACCGCCTGCCCCACCGGCATCGCCCACACCTACATGGCGGCGGACTCCCTGGTCGCGGCCGGCGAGCGCGCCGGCGTCGAGCTGCACGTCGAGACCCAGGGCTCCTCGGGAGCCACCCCGCTCGACCCCGCCCTCATCGCCCGTGCCACCGCCGTCGTCTTCGCGGTCGACGTCGACGTGCGCGACAAGGCCCGGTTCGCGGGACTCCCGGTCATCCAGGCCCCAGTCAAGCGCGGCATCGACGAGCCCGACGCTATGGTCGCCGAAGCGCTGGCCGCGGCGGACGACCCGAACGCCCGGCGAGTAGCCGGCGGCGGCAACGACACCGACGGCACAGCGGCCGGCAGCACCGACTCCGGCCCGAACGAGCACATCGGCCAGAAGCTCAAGCGCTACCTCCTCACCGGTGTCAGCTACATGATCCCCTTCGTCGCCGGCGGCGGCCTCCTGATCGCCCTCGGCTTCCTGCTCGCGGGCTACCAGATCAACGGCAACGCCACCGACATCGTCCTCGGCAACAGCCTCTGGAACCTCCCCGAGGGCGGGCTCTCCACCTACCTGGGCGCCGTCGCCTTCGTCATCGGCGCGGCCTCGATGGGCTTCCTCGTTCCGGCGCTGGCGGGTTACATCGCCTACGCCATCGCCGACCGGCCCGGCATCGCGGTCGGCTTCACGGCCGGAGCGGTCGCGCTGGTGATGAACGCGGGCTTCCTCGGCGGCCTCGTCGGCGGTCTGCTCGCGGGCTTCATCGCCTGGGCGATCGGCCGTATCCGGGTGCCTCGAGTCATCCGCGGACTGATGCCCGTCGTGATCATCCCGCTGTTCGGCTCGATCTTCGCCTCCGGCCT of the Herbiconiux flava genome contains:
- a CDS encoding PTS fructose transporter subunit IIABC, with amino-acid sequence MSALITPELVVLDQDLGRDRAPVIRRLAQLVVDAGRATDVDALFADAWDRESKTDTGIPGGLAIPHCRSTAVLEPTLAMARPAPGVDFGSSDGPADLIFFIAAPDGADQEHLKLLSTLARSLIKPEFVASLRTAATPAEIVAIVDGALAPAPAPEKAQAAATTATDAQPAPSATTTSPATPAPASAAPAPASRPVIVAVTACPTGIAHTYMAADSLVAAGERAGVELHVETQGSSGATPLDPALIARATAVVFAVDVDVRDKARFAGLPVIQAPVKRGIDEPDAMVAEALAAADDPNARRVAGGGNDTDGTAAGSTDSGPNEHIGQKLKRYLLTGVSYMIPFVAGGGLLIALGFLLAGYQINGNATDIVLGNSLWNLPEGGLSTYLGAVAFVIGAASMGFLVPALAGYIAYAIADRPGIAVGFTAGAVALVMNAGFLGGLVGGLLAGFIAWAIGRIRVPRVIRGLMPVVIIPLFGSIFASGLMLLVLGGPIALLMSGLNDWLSSLTGASAVLLGVILGTMMAIDLGGPINKVAYAFAVAGLGAGTIANQAPWQIMAAVMAAGMVPPLALALATLIDRKLFSAAERENGKAAWFLGAAFISEGAIPFAAADPLRVIPAGIVGSALTGAIVMGTGVTSQAPHGGIFVFFAIGNVGMFIVAILAGMVVSAALVVLLKRFVRRRPVQAGAAADTSAQAPDARATAPAGAPAPAATRTPVPAR